Genomic DNA from Prunus persica cultivar Lovell chromosome G1, Prunus_persica_NCBIv2, whole genome shotgun sequence:
CGGAATGTGCATCAAGAACTGAACTCTCCGCCATGCGCTGACTTGAGGTGACCCGCTGCAGAGAATTGTAGCATGTCAGATCAAACAAGCATTAACTTGACAACATCAAGCAGTCAAGGCCATAGAATATTCCCCCAAAAATTGGTTGGGTAACTCTACAACGGACTGCACCATCCCATCCAACCACAATCCTCTTTACAGCTATTCTACCCAAGCAAATTGAAGGCAAATTGGTTTTTCGATTCATCGTTGTTTTACTGGACAATTTCTTTCCTCCCTTGGGATGCTTCCTAAGAATGTATTATCATGTCACAGTTACATCAAAATTAGTACACTTTGATTTTTCAAGATCCTCCGGTTGGGGATAATCTATCATGCCTAAGGTTTCactttttaatatttctttcAGTCCTAGttaaacttcaaaaaaaattcacacgTGGACAATCAATCGTAACAAATTTTTTCTATTCAGCCAGAGCCAGCCTTAAAATCAAAAGCTATTAGAAAAGAGCCAGTGGAATATTACCAATGCAGACTTGTCAGCCAAAACAGAATCAGCAACATCTTTTGCAGTCCATGTACTCTTGTCTAGTGATTTTATAATCTTTGAATTCGGGGGACCTATCTGAATCAAaggaaattaaattataaaccTTTGAAAGATAACTAAGGGGATTTGCACTTAACAAGTAGTGATCTTATCAGGAGTTACCGAAATAGAAATGATGAGATTATCAACAATGTCAACACGCTCAGAAACAATGCGAAGCCGTGCATCAGctgaataatatataaaacagTTTCTAGTCAGGTTCTGTTGAAAGACTTTCATCATTCTATTTTTGAAGCTGAACTTACGAGATAATGGTGCAGCTGATGAATAGCGTTCTGGCTTTCTTGACTCCACCCTGAAATACATGAAAATAGTCAGGTTCCTACAATTTATATGCCACGATAATTGCAAATAATTCAACAGTTGGTTTTTGtgctaaaaaggaaaaagaaatatacagAAAACTATTATCAGCGTCtcatttaaagaaaacaatgCATGATTCAAAAGGTTATGAACATTAACTCTGATAACATTATGGGCGAAAAAAAGCATAAGTTTCCGTTCAGATTCAAATTTGTTCCTCTGAACCGAAAAGTAACAACAACAACGATACATACACGTATCGAAAATGGGGCAAATTGCATACCATTTGAAAATGACCTTCTTAGATGGCAACTCCACTGGGTATAGATAAGAACAGGAATTTATTTCATCAACAAACGTAGCCATTTTCAAGTCTTCCTCTGCAAGGGACCCTGCAACAACAGTGGCCTATTGATAATTGCTAATTACAAAGatacaaaaaagaattttaaattattagagATTATATTCATAAACATGTATACTAACAACCATAACATATttccaaaaaagaataaataaaattttcattttccatgtTCTTCCCAGTTTCTTCAGAGACTGTAAAAATCAACTGACCAAATTACCAAAGTGTGAATTGAGAAAGCTCACCTGAAGATGGGAACACTACAAGCACTGGAGCAGAAAGGCCAAAGAGCAACAACTCCCTTCTGCAAAACCCACTTTGCAAAGTGGGTTTTGAGATGGCACTAGAACATGGCTGCCATTTGTTCTGCTGTATCACAGTTCTAGCCTGCTCTCTAACACCAACCCAAAAACAGTACCAAtaatttaaagagataaataaaaatacacagaAATATTCATTCACACATTCATGTCCATGATAAgattaagagagagaaagtaccTGAAAAACATATTTGTAGGAACAAGCTGGTTGGAtgtgaagagggagagaggagagagaa
This window encodes:
- the LOC18792804 gene encoding psbP domain-containing protein 5, chloroplastic isoform X1, which encodes MVVLSPLSLFTSNQLVPTNMFFREQARTVIQQNKWQPCSSAISKPTLQSGFCRRELLLFGLSAPVLVVFPSSGSLAEEDLKMATFVDEINSCSYLYPVELPSKKVIFKWVESRKPERYSSAAPLSPDARLRIVSERVDIVDNLIISISIGPPNSKIIKSLDKSTWTAKDVADSVLADKSALRVTSSQRMAESSVLDAHSGEIAGEPYWYYEYLVRKAPTKTAEESNNYRHYVASTTERDGYLYSINASTLNKQWNIVGPILQKTIASFHLLPPTENYVPPYKDPWRFW
- the LOC18792804 gene encoding psbP domain-containing protein 5, chloroplastic isoform X2, with protein sequence MVVLSPLSLFTSNQLVPTNMFFREQARTVIQQNKWQPCSSAISKPTLQSGFCRRELLLFGLSAPVLVVFPSSGSLAEEDLKMATFVDEINSCSYLYPVELPSKKVIFKWVESRKPERYSSAAPLSPDARLRIVSERVDIVDNLIISISIGPPNSKIIKSLDKSTWTAKDVADSVLADKSALRVTSSQRMAESSVLDAHSGEIAGEPYWYYEYLVRKAPTKTAEESNNYRHYVASTTERDGGAYLAKNHCFFSPPPSHRKLCSSIQGSMEILVRVYSILSSH